A window of Sulfurimonas sp. C5 contains these coding sequences:
- the rimO gene encoding 30S ribosomal protein S12 methylthiotransferase RimO, translating into MANKLHIVSLGCTKNLVDTEVMMGKLKNFELTDNNEDADVIIVNTCGFIDAAKEESINTVLSLHEARKDDSLLVMAGCLSERYQEELQEQIPEVDIFTGVGDYDKIDELLVEKKSRFSDEVYLIDGAERVVTGSTYHAYIKLSEGCNQQCSFCAIPSFKGKLNSRELDSIAKEVESLVAQGYWDFSFVSQDSSSYLRDKNVKDGLSLLIERIELIEGVKSARILYLYPSTTSMNLLKRIEKSDIFLNYFDMPIQHINDDMLRIMKRGFGKEKTLELLNYMRSMENSFVRTSFIVGHPGETDEMFEEMCEFTKSFGFDRVNVFAYSDEETTTAHDMTDKIDEETIANRAEILGDIVAEVTQESLEAEIGKEVDIVIDGESDEHEYLLSARELLWAPEIDGEIYVNDRTEDTEIEFGKLYRAKITGIAGNILMATVDNATRDN; encoded by the coding sequence ATGGCAAACAAATTACATATAGTTTCTTTAGGGTGTACAAAAAACCTTGTAGATACAGAAGTTATGATGGGGAAACTGAAAAACTTTGAACTAACAGACAATAATGAAGATGCAGATGTAATCATTGTAAATACATGTGGTTTTATTGATGCTGCAAAAGAGGAGTCTATCAACACAGTTTTATCTCTACATGAGGCTAGAAAAGATGATTCTCTCCTTGTAATGGCAGGATGTCTGAGTGAGCGTTATCAAGAAGAACTTCAAGAGCAGATTCCTGAAGTGGACATTTTTACTGGTGTTGGTGATTATGACAAAATAGATGAACTTTTGGTTGAGAAAAAAAGCAGATTTTCTGATGAAGTCTATCTAATTGATGGAGCAGAGCGTGTAGTTACAGGTTCTACATACCATGCATATATTAAGCTAAGTGAAGGATGTAATCAACAATGTTCATTCTGTGCAATTCCTAGTTTCAAAGGTAAGCTTAATTCTCGTGAACTTGATTCAATTGCTAAAGAAGTTGAGTCTTTAGTAGCACAGGGATATTGGGATTTCTCTTTTGTATCACAAGATTCAAGCTCATATCTTAGAGATAAAAACGTTAAAGACGGACTTTCTCTTTTAATTGAAAGAATTGAACTCATTGAAGGTGTTAAAAGCGCAAGAATCCTTTACCTGTACCCTTCAACTACAAGTATGAATCTACTTAAACGCATAGAGAAAAGTGATATATTCCTAAATTACTTTGATATGCCGATTCAACATATCAACGATGATATGCTTCGTATTATGAAAAGAGGGTTTGGAAAAGAGAAAACTCTTGAACTCTTGAACTATATGCGCTCAATGGAAAACTCTTTTGTAAGAACGAGTTTTATTGTCGGGCATCCTGGTGAAACAGATGAAATGTTTGAAGAGATGTGTGAATTTACAAAAAGCTTTGGTTTTGATCGTGTAAACGTATTTGCATATTCTGATGAAGAAACAACAACAGCTCATGATATGACTGATAAGATCGATGAAGAAACAATTGCAAATCGCGCAGAGATCTTAGGCGATATTGTTGCGGAAGTGACACAGGAAAGTTTAGAGGCAGAGATCGGTAAAGAAGTTGATATTGTAATTGACGGTGAAAGTGATGAGCATGAGTATTTACTGAGTGCAAGAGAATTACTTTGGGCACCAGAGATTGACGGTGAGATCTATGTAAATGACAGAACTGAAGATACTGAGATTGAATTTGGTAAACTTTATAGAGCAAAAATCACGGGGATTGCCGGAAATATTTTAATGGCAACAGTAGATAATGCTACAAGAGACAACTAA
- a CDS encoding lysophospholipid acyltransferase family protein has protein sequence MSKKLSRFLALIFIPLLGSLLIRILYYSNKKVFHGETEIPDEPVLIACWHGELLMLPYIYFHYREQTHVKALISPHFDGQLISKTLKYFQIDTLAGSSDKNPAKALIQAIRFLKEGYDIGITPDGPKGPRHEVADGVIVMAQKTKAKVLLVEIKPSKYWQFNSWDRFTVPKPFGTIHYYTSIVDLDTLDFEAARAVVQEGLLKHEH, from the coding sequence TTGAGTAAAAAACTATCTCGCTTCTTAGCACTTATTTTTATTCCTCTTTTAGGCTCTTTATTAATCCGTATCCTATACTATTCAAATAAAAAAGTTTTTCATGGTGAAACAGAAATACCTGATGAGCCAGTCCTTATTGCATGTTGGCATGGAGAACTTTTAATGCTTCCTTACATCTATTTTCATTATAGAGAACAAACTCATGTAAAAGCACTTATCTCACCACATTTTGATGGTCAACTTATTTCAAAAACATTAAAATATTTTCAAATCGACACACTTGCGGGCTCAAGTGATAAAAATCCTGCGAAGGCATTAATTCAAGCCATCCGCTTTCTTAAAGAAGGATATGACATAGGAATTACACCTGATGGTCCCAAAGGACCACGTCACGAAGTAGCTGACGGAGTAATTGTAATGGCCCAAAAAACAAAAGCAAAAGTTTTGCTTGTCGAGATTAAACCCTCAAAATATTGGCAATTTAATTCATGGGATCGCTTTACTGTTCCCAAACCTTTTGGTACAATACATTATTACACATCTATAGTAGATCTGGATACACTAGATTTTGAAGCTGCAAGGGCTGTTGTACAAGAGGGCTTACTGAAACATGAACATTAA
- a CDS encoding phosphoglycerate kinase: MELLHLKNLQLKDKKVFIRCDFNVPMDEFGNITDDRRIRSAVATINYCLDEDCAVILASHFGRPKGEFDEKYSLAPVARRLQQLLKRHVSLAPSVVGEDALKMAQELPRHEVMLLENLRFEEGETKNDEELSKKLASMAEFYINDAFGVSHRAHASVHGITKYFDNEHKAAGFLLEKEINFFGKLIDNPVRPFAAIVGGSKVSGKLEALVNLLPKVDKLFIGGGMAFTFLKQLGYDIGASLVEDDLLEEAQKIMDKAKELGVKFYLPVDVIAAEKFAEDSVIKIVTAQEIPHEWMGLDIGPATVRLYREGLNDVQTVLWNGPMGVYEMERFARGSSKIANFVADSYATTVVGGGDTADLVQRVKVDDEITFISTGGGASLELLEGKILPGVEVLLAD; the protein is encoded by the coding sequence ATGGAGTTATTGCATTTAAAAAATTTACAACTAAAAGATAAAAAAGTTTTTATCAGATGTGATTTTAATGTTCCAATGGATGAGTTTGGCAACATTACAGATGACAGACGTATCCGTTCAGCAGTTGCGACTATTAATTATTGTTTAGATGAAGATTGTGCAGTTATTTTAGCTTCACACTTTGGACGTCCTAAAGGTGAGTTTGATGAAAAATATTCATTAGCACCGGTTGCAAGACGTTTACAACAACTATTAAAACGCCACGTATCGTTAGCACCAAGTGTAGTTGGTGAAGATGCACTTAAAATGGCTCAAGAGTTACCTCGTCATGAAGTAATGTTATTAGAGAACTTACGTTTTGAAGAAGGTGAAACTAAAAATGATGAAGAGTTGTCAAAAAAATTAGCTTCGATGGCTGAGTTTTATATTAATGATGCATTTGGTGTATCTCACCGTGCTCATGCTTCTGTTCACGGAATTACGAAGTATTTTGACAATGAACATAAAGCTGCAGGTTTTTTACTTGAAAAAGAGATCAATTTCTTTGGAAAGCTAATTGACAATCCTGTACGCCCGTTTGCTGCTATTGTAGGTGGTTCAAAAGTATCAGGTAAACTAGAAGCACTTGTAAATCTTTTACCGAAAGTGGACAAACTGTTCATCGGTGGCGGTATGGCTTTTACTTTCTTAAAACAGTTAGGGTACGATATAGGGGCATCACTAGTTGAAGACGATCTACTAGAAGAAGCACAAAAAATTATGGATAAAGCTAAAGAGCTTGGTGTAAAATTTTATTTACCTGTAGATGTTATAGCAGCGGAAAAATTTGCAGAAGATTCAGTTATTAAAATTGTAACTGCACAAGAGATTCCTCACGAATGGATGGGTCTTGATATTGGTCCTGCAACAGTAAGACTTTACCGTGAAGGTTTAAATGATGTACAAACTGTTCTTTGGAATGGGCCAATGGGTGTGTACGAGATGGAAAGATTTGCAAGAGGTAGTTCAAAAATAGCTAACTTTGTAGCAGATAGTTATGCAACTACTGTTGTAGGTGGCGGTGATACTGCTGACCTTGTACAGCGTGTGAAAGTTGATGATGAAATCACTTTTATCTCAACAGGCGGCGGAGCATCGTTAGAGTTATTAGAAGGTAAAATTTTACCGGGTGTTGAAGTTCTTTTAGCAGATTAA
- the nusA gene encoding transcription termination factor NusA — MEKILDIAEAIANEKGLQPEKVLEALKTAFVQTAKRVINPNFAYEAQIDDKTRSIKIIQTITVVEDNDVKLQDPEIAPAYMAISDARTYDDQVELGDQLQEEHDLESYGRTAASQLHREIEYHIQRMVEDEVFSKYKSKVGTIVNGRVTRVDNNNATYIEVDEIRAVLPMKSRIKGEVFKVGDVLKAVVRRVNMDKDNGIQIELSRTSPKFLEALLELEVPEIEDGSVVIEKSARIPGERAKIAIYSTHPQVDAVGATVGVKGVRINAVSEELIGENIDCIEYTNIPELFVARSMSPAIISHVEIEQDEEGKNVKAIITLPSDQKSKAIGKSGINIRLASMLTGMEIELIENDSMAAKDTTSEVQEDKDGVDALEALFN; from the coding sequence GTGGAAAAAATATTAGATATTGCAGAAGCTATTGCTAACGAAAAAGGTTTACAACCTGAAAAAGTTTTAGAAGCTTTAAAAACAGCTTTTGTACAAACTGCGAAAAGAGTTATTAACCCTAACTTTGCTTATGAAGCACAAATTGATGATAAAACAAGAAGTATAAAAATTATTCAAACAATTACTGTAGTAGAAGATAATGATGTAAAATTACAAGATCCTGAAATTGCACCTGCATATATGGCAATCAGCGATGCAAGAACTTATGATGATCAGGTGGAACTTGGCGATCAACTTCAAGAGGAGCACGATCTAGAATCTTACGGAAGAACTGCTGCTTCACAATTGCACCGCGAGATCGAATACCATATTCAAAGAATGGTTGAAGATGAAGTTTTCAGCAAATACAAATCAAAAGTGGGTACGATTGTAAACGGTCGTGTTACACGTGTCGATAACAATAACGCAACATATATTGAAGTAGATGAAATTCGTGCAGTACTTCCAATGAAAAGCCGTATTAAAGGTGAAGTATTTAAAGTAGGTGATGTTCTAAAAGCTGTTGTGCGTCGTGTAAATATGGATAAAGATAACGGCATTCAAATTGAACTTTCACGTACATCTCCAAAATTTTTAGAAGCACTTTTAGAACTCGAAGTACCTGAAATCGAAGACGGTAGTGTAGTAATTGAAAAATCTGCACGTATTCCTGGTGAGAGAGCAAAAATTGCTATCTACTCTACACATCCGCAAGTTGATGCAGTGGGTGCTACAGTAGGTGTAAAAGGTGTGCGTATTAATGCTGTAAGTGAAGAGCTTATAGGTGAAAATATCGACTGTATCGAGTATACGAACATTCCAGAACTGTTTGTTGCACGTTCAATGTCTCCTGCAATTATTTCTCATGTTGAAATTGAACAAGATGAGGAAGGGAAAAATGTAAAAGCGATCATTACACTTCCTAGTGATCAAAAATCTAAAGCTATCGGAAAAAGCGGTATCAATATTCGTTTAGCATCTATGCTTACAGGTATGGAGATCGAGCTTATTGAAAATGATTCTATGGCTGCAAAAGATACAACATCAGAAGTTCAAGAAGATAAAGACGGTGTTGATGCACTAGAGGCGTTATTTAATTAA
- a CDS encoding aminoacetone oxidase family FAD-binding enzyme, with translation MKNYDVIILGAGASGLMCGANLSKELSVAIVEGNEKAAKKLKISGGGKCNITNVDVKPSNFDGEKELIKTVFKKFNKEKLLRFLDRNNIELEIRKNRYYFCKHSSQDIIELLLKLNLENHFYYNHRIISLTKEDELFILKTDKQTLKARNVIVATGGKSFTNLGASDVGLEIAKSFDIKTKDFTPALVGLTVQKDQFWMKELSGLSTYVNIKVKDKVLKEDLLFTHKGLSGPAILSASLYWDKGDISINFTPDEAEELPKRLQIALKDKSLTNYKFAPAGNYGFTKAEVSRGGVLANELEYKSLESKKINGLYFIGEVVDVTGELGGYNFQWAFSSAYVCAKSIKI, from the coding sequence ATGAAAAACTACGATGTAATTATATTAGGAGCAGGAGCTTCGGGACTTATGTGCGGAGCGAATCTTTCTAAAGAACTCTCTGTTGCCATTGTTGAGGGGAATGAAAAAGCGGCTAAAAAGTTAAAAATTTCCGGTGGCGGCAAATGTAATATTACAAATGTAGATGTAAAGCCAAGTAACTTTGATGGTGAAAAAGAGCTAATAAAAACAGTATTTAAAAAGTTTAATAAAGAAAAACTGCTCCGTTTTTTAGATCGCAATAATATTGAACTTGAAATTCGAAAAAACAGATACTATTTTTGTAAACATTCTTCACAGGATATTATAGAACTGCTACTTAAACTCAATCTAGAAAATCATTTTTATTATAACCATAGAATTATATCTCTAACAAAAGAAGATGAGCTCTTTATTCTAAAAACAGATAAACAGACTCTGAAAGCTAGGAATGTCATAGTTGCAACAGGTGGTAAAAGTTTTACAAATCTCGGTGCAAGTGATGTTGGTCTTGAGATTGCAAAAAGTTTCGATATTAAAACAAAAGATTTCACCCCTGCTCTTGTCGGACTTACCGTTCAAAAAGATCAGTTTTGGATGAAAGAGTTAAGTGGGCTTAGTACCTATGTAAACATTAAAGTAAAAGATAAGGTTTTAAAAGAGGACCTTCTTTTTACCCATAAAGGCTTAAGTGGTCCTGCTATACTTTCTGCTTCGCTTTACTGGGATAAAGGGGATATCAGTATTAATTTTACTCCTGATGAGGCTGAAGAACTTCCAAAAAGATTACAAATTGCTCTCAAAGACAAAAGTTTAACAAACTATAAATTTGCTCCAGCAGGAAATTACGGTTTTACAAAAGCTGAAGTCTCACGTGGTGGTGTCCTTGCAAATGAATTAGAATATAAATCGTTAGAATCAAAAAAAATAAATGGTCTTTATTTTATCGGTGAAGTTGTAGATGTTACGGGTGAACTTGGCGGATATAATTTTCAATGGGCATTTTCTAGTGCTTATGTTTGTGCTAAAAGTATAAAAATTTAA
- a CDS encoding HP0268 family nuclease, which translates to MDLKLVRMELDAKPKKIDLEKIESLVEKEKSVILYFDRENSHKDLLALQDHFEAEGKSFYMNEVKYALGDNDYMYQVHIMA; encoded by the coding sequence ATGGATTTAAAGCTTGTTAGAATGGAGCTTGATGCTAAGCCTAAGAAAATTGACTTAGAGAAAATCGAGTCTTTAGTTGAAAAAGAAAAAAGCGTAATTCTTTACTTCGATAGAGAAAACTCACACAAAGATCTTTTAGCACTTCAAGATCATTTCGAAGCTGAAGGAAAAAGCTTTTATATGAATGAAGTTAAATATGCTCTTGGTGACAATGACTACATGTACCAAGTACATATCATGGCATAA
- the miaB gene encoding tRNA (N6-isopentenyl adenosine(37)-C2)-methylthiotransferase MiaB, with amino-acid sequence MSKKLFIETLGCAMNTRDSEHMIAQLKEREGYETTTDVKDADLILINTCSVREKPVQKLFSELGAFNKKKKEGAKIGVCGCTASHLGDEIIKRAPYVSFVLGARNVSKISEVLHKDKAVETDINYDESEFAFDDFRTSPYKAYINISIGCDKQCTFCIVPKTRGEEISIPDELIINEAKKAVAKGAKEIFLLGQNVNNYGRRFSDKEHEKVNFTELLRRLSKIEGLERIRFTSPHPFHMDDEFIEEFASNPKICKSMHMPLQSGSTKVLKDMKRGYSKEWFLNRVEKLRKECPEASISTDIIVAFPGETEEDFEDTLDVMKKVKFDQIFSFKYSPRPHTEAEHFTNTVDDEIGSARLTQLQSLQAEILDENAQKHLGQVYEVYFEELSRDNHVSGRTNANLVVKVKGSEELLGELKNVKITQIGRTICTGEIVE; translated from the coding sequence ATGAGTAAAAAGCTATTTATTGAAACATTAGGTTGTGCAATGAATACACGTGATTCTGAGCATATGATTGCTCAGCTTAAAGAGCGTGAAGGGTATGAGACTACAACTGATGTAAAAGATGCTGACCTAATTTTAATAAATACTTGTTCAGTTAGAGAAAAACCTGTACAAAAGCTTTTCTCAGAGCTCGGTGCTTTTAACAAAAAGAAAAAAGAGGGGGCAAAAATCGGTGTGTGCGGCTGTACGGCTTCACATCTCGGTGATGAGATTATCAAACGTGCCCCTTATGTAAGTTTTGTTCTCGGTGCCAGAAATGTCTCTAAAATCTCCGAAGTACTTCACAAAGACAAAGCAGTTGAGACTGATATCAACTACGATGAAAGTGAATTTGCTTTTGATGACTTTAGAACGTCTCCGTATAAAGCATATATAAATATCTCTATCGGTTGTGACAAACAATGTACTTTTTGTATTGTTCCAAAAACTCGCGGTGAAGAGATCTCTATTCCCGATGAGCTTATCATAAACGAAGCTAAAAAAGCTGTAGCAAAAGGTGCTAAAGAGATCTTTTTACTAGGACAAAACGTAAATAACTACGGTAGAAGATTTTCAGACAAAGAACATGAGAAAGTAAACTTCACGGAACTACTGCGCAGACTCTCAAAAATTGAAGGTTTAGAGCGTATCCGTTTTACATCTCCGCACCCGTTTCATATGGATGATGAGTTTATCGAAGAGTTTGCTTCAAATCCTAAAATCTGTAAGTCTATGCATATGCCGCTTCAGTCAGGTTCAACAAAAGTACTTAAAGATATGAAACGCGGTTATAGCAAAGAGTGGTTTTTAAACAGAGTTGAAAAACTACGCAAAGAGTGCCCTGAAGCAAGTATATCAACAGATATTATCGTAGCTTTCCCAGGTGAGACCGAAGAAGACTTCGAAGATACTTTAGATGTTATGAAAAAAGTAAAATTTGATCAAATCTTTAGTTTTAAATACTCACCTCGTCCACATACGGAAGCGGAACACTTTACAAATACAGTAGATGATGAGATTGGTTCAGCACGTCTGACACAACTGCAATCTTTACAAGCTGAAATCTTGGATGAGAATGCACAGAAACATCTTGGACAGGTATATGAAGTTTACTTTGAAGAGTTAAGCCGAGACAACCATGTTTCAGGTAGAACAAATGCAAATCTTGTAGTAAAAGTAAAAGGTTCCGAAGAACTTTTGGGTGAATTGAAAAACGTTAAAATCACACAAATCGGACGTACAATATGTACAGGGGAGATAGTTGAGTAA
- the fabI gene encoding enoyl-ACP reductase FabI: MVMKGKKGLIVGLANNKSIAYGIAKACKEQGAELAFTYLNDALKKRVEPIAVEFGSGDYVYELDVSNEEHMAGIAEKIEKDFGKIDFLVHSVAFAPKEALSEPFMKTSKQAFEIAMNISVYSLIDLTNRLESVLADDASILTLSYLGGPKWVANYNVMGVAKAALEASVRYMSVELGSKGQRVNAISAGPIKTLAAAGIGDFSQILKWNELNAPLKRNVTIEQVGNSAMYLLSDLASGVTGEVHYVDSGYNVMGMAAVETNDEGKTVLSWDVK, from the coding sequence ATGGTAATGAAAGGTAAAAAAGGACTGATTGTAGGTCTTGCAAATAATAAATCTATTGCATATGGGATTGCAAAAGCGTGTAAAGAACAAGGTGCTGAACTGGCATTTACATATTTAAATGATGCACTTAAAAAAAGAGTTGAACCAATCGCGGTAGAATTTGGTAGCGGTGATTATGTGTATGAACTAGATGTGTCAAATGAAGAGCATATGGCAGGAATTGCAGAAAAAATTGAAAAAGATTTTGGAAAAATTGACTTTTTAGTGCATTCAGTAGCATTTGCACCAAAAGAGGCTCTGTCTGAACCGTTTATGAAAACTTCTAAACAAGCATTTGAGATTGCTATGAATATTTCTGTTTACTCGTTAATTGATCTTACAAACAGACTAGAGAGTGTGTTAGCAGATGATGCCTCAATCTTAACACTTTCATATCTTGGTGGACCAAAATGGGTTGCAAATTATAATGTGATGGGTGTAGCAAAAGCTGCGTTAGAGGCGAGTGTACGATACATGTCAGTGGAACTTGGATCAAAAGGACAACGTGTAAATGCGATCTCTGCTGGTCCTATCAAAACACTTGCTGCTGCCGGTATCGGTGATTTTTCTCAGATTTTAAAATGGAATGAATTAAATGCTCCATTAAAAAGAAATGTAACAATTGAACAAGTTGGAAACTCTGCAATGTATCTTTTAAGTGATCTGGCTTCTGGTGTAACTGGTGAAGTACATTATGTAGATAGCGGTTATAACGTGATGGGTATGGCTGCAGTTGAAACTAACGATGAAGGTAAAACTGTTCTTTCTTGGGATGTGAAATAA
- the tilS gene encoding tRNA lysidine(34) synthetase TilS — protein sequence MLQETTKTLLQNSKNLLAFSAGGDSTALLFLLLENKIPFDIAIVNYGLREQSKEEVAYAKQLAEEYNFVCHVKNAPKIEKNFEAEARSLRYSFFEELIDHNGYENLLTAHHLGDRFEWFLMQFCKGAGCVELSGMKNVEERKNYTLVRPLLDLEKQELLEYLNDRKIKYFEDESNSDERYTRNYFRHNFSQPLLEKYLGGIKKSFSYIDQDVASLIKDVKLDSINQLAYFQTNDKRTNLVYIDRYLKGQGHLITANDKKELLENESVVIGRKYIVVQDERYVFIAPYLEAKDMDKQLKEKFRLLKVPVKLRGYLAADAEALELVSLLLQ from the coding sequence ATGCTACAAGAGACAACTAAAACACTACTACAAAATTCAAAAAACCTTCTGGCATTTTCTGCCGGAGGGGATTCGACTGCACTTTTATTCCTCCTTCTTGAAAACAAGATTCCTTTTGATATTGCTATTGTAAATTACGGCTTACGTGAACAAAGTAAAGAAGAAGTTGCTTATGCAAAACAATTAGCAGAGGAATATAATTTTGTTTGCCATGTTAAGAATGCACCTAAGATAGAAAAAAATTTTGAAGCTGAAGCAAGATCATTGAGATATTCATTTTTTGAAGAATTAATCGATCACAATGGCTATGAAAACCTTTTGACTGCACATCACTTAGGGGATCGTTTTGAGTGGTTCTTAATGCAGTTTTGTAAAGGTGCAGGATGTGTAGAACTCTCCGGTATGAAAAACGTTGAAGAGAGAAAAAACTATACGCTTGTCAGACCATTATTAGATTTAGAAAAACAAGAGCTTCTAGAGTATTTAAATGATCGCAAAATAAAATATTTTGAAGATGAAAGCAATAGTGATGAACGTTATACGAGAAACTACTTTCGTCATAATTTTTCTCAGCCTCTTTTGGAAAAGTATCTCGGTGGAATTAAAAAAAGTTTTTCCTATATTGATCAGGATGTAGCATCTTTAATCAAGGATGTTAAATTAGATTCAATCAATCAATTAGCCTATTTTCAAACAAATGATAAAAGAACAAACTTAGTTTATATAGACAGGTATTTAAAAGGGCAGGGACATTTAATCACTGCAAACGATAAAAAAGAGTTATTGGAAAATGAGAGTGTAGTTATTGGACGCAAGTATATTGTTGTACAAGATGAAAGATATGTATTTATAGCACCATATTTAGAAGCTAAAGATATGGACAAACAATTAAAAGAAAAGTTCCGTTTACTGAAAGTCCCGGTAAAACTACGTGGTTATTTAGCTGCTGATGCCGAAGCACTAGAGTTAGTGTCTTTATTATTGCAATAA
- a CDS encoding triose-phosphate isomerase produces MIVAANLKTNLTRKQTNIYIKELEKFLSSENITQDIFVFPATSSLDTFDTQTIVGAQNAYPVQNGAFTGEIGLDHLDEFGIKTILIGHSERRHILGESQEAIAEKFNYFKELGFTIVYCVGEPLEKREAGSNVMMEYINAQYEGIDTKYEKLIIAYEPVWAIGTGLTPTNEDILAIHRELKKKSQAPLLYGGSVKVNNAKEIMALQNVDGVLVGSAALNVEDFCQMAVFAEDLEK; encoded by the coding sequence ATGATAGTAGCTGCAAATTTAAAAACAAATTTAACTAGAAAACAAACAAATATATATATTAAAGAATTAGAAAAATTTTTAAGTTCTGAAAATATTACACAAGATATCTTTGTTTTCCCTGCTACATCTTCACTTGATACTTTTGACACTCAAACTATTGTAGGGGCACAAAATGCATATCCTGTGCAAAACGGTGCTTTTACCGGTGAAATTGGGCTTGACCATTTAGATGAATTTGGAATCAAAACTATTTTAATCGGTCATAGCGAACGTCGTCATATACTGGGTGAATCTCAGGAAGCTATTGCTGAAAAATTTAACTATTTTAAAGAGCTTGGATTTACAATTGTCTATTGTGTTGGCGAACCTCTAGAAAAAAGAGAAGCCGGATCAAATGTTATGATGGAATACATTAATGCCCAGTATGAGGGTATTGATACAAAGTATGAAAAACTTATTATTGCGTATGAACCAGTGTGGGCAATCGGTACTGGGCTTACTCCTACAAATGAGGATATTTTAGCAATACACAGAGAGTTAAAGAAAAAATCTCAAGCACCTCTTTTATATGGTGGCAGTGTCAAAGTAAATAATGCTAAAGAGATTATGGCATTACAAAATGTAGATGGGGTACTTGTAGGAAGTGCAGCATTAAATGTAGAAGACTTTTGTCAAATGGCAGTTTTTGCAGAAGACTTGGAAAAATAA
- a CDS encoding tyrosine-type recombinase/integrase, with the protein MKKLIAKQKEKFLEHLTSYKGYSNLTVKTYKEALDEALEIIEIVKEGKHILFNLMPYRIHISELKSKTISKKLSAIRSFSDYLNESGIKVVLKADESVKVAKTLPKPIAHKHIIEALQHADLQEKLIITILYTMGLRISELSHLELKDIDSQWIRVIGKGSKQRDIPVLETTRKLLQEYLEIFSPKKFLFEKNGEKLSENSLRYIINKVFARISLKVTPHQLRHSYATSLLNGGAPIVDVSELLGHSSMATTQIYTKLGSALKKQNYDKAHPLCGVKQ; encoded by the coding sequence TTGAAAAAGTTGATCGCTAAACAAAAAGAGAAGTTTTTAGAACATCTCACCTCTTATAAAGGGTATTCAAACCTAACTGTTAAAACATACAAAGAGGCTCTGGATGAAGCGTTAGAGATAATCGAAATAGTCAAAGAAGGCAAACATATTCTTTTTAATCTCATGCCTTATCGTATCCACATTTCAGAACTTAAAAGTAAAACAATCAGTAAGAAACTTAGTGCAATTAGAAGTTTCAGTGACTATCTGAATGAAAGTGGGATTAAAGTAGTTCTCAAAGCCGATGAAAGTGTCAAGGTTGCCAAAACATTACCTAAACCCATTGCACATAAACACATCATTGAAGCTTTACAGCATGCAGATCTTCAGGAAAAGCTTATTATTACTATTCTTTATACAATGGGACTGAGAATTTCAGAGCTTTCCCATCTTGAACTCAAAGATATTGATTCACAGTGGATTCGTGTAATAGGGAAAGGTTCAAAACAAAGAGATATCCCCGTACTTGAAACGACACGCAAACTTTTACAGGAGTATTTAGAAATTTTTTCACCAAAAAAATTTCTTTTTGAGAAAAATGGCGAAAAATTAAGCGAAAATAGTCTAAGATATATCATAAATAAAGTTTTTGCTAGAATATCATTAAAAGTAACACCACATCAATTGCGCCATTCGTATGCAACTTCTTTGTTAAACGGCGGTGCACCTATTGTAGATGTGAGTGAACTTTTAGGACATTCATCTATGGCAACAACTCAAATCTATACAAAGTTAGGTAGTGCGTTGAAAAAACAAAACTATGACAAAGCACATCCATTATGTGGAGTTAAACAGTAG